The following proteins come from a genomic window of Gimesia chilikensis:
- a CDS encoding alkaline phosphatase PhoX, whose protein sequence is MSQSCSRRRFLQAAITAPAAGTVFSRFLSTASAKGIVKDHSDLKPVADETTGLPLLRLQDGFRYRSFGWTGDVMSDGVVTPEGHDGMGVIAQNGDIVTICRNHEIKGSRTFGPPELTFDPKAGGGCANLQFNVKTGEWLKSWTSLAGTVQNCAGGPTPWGSWLSCEETVIGPHESFRDVQYEHEKHHGWVFEVPAEGTASLEPLQALGRFVHEALAIDPKNGIIYETEDRDTAGFYRFLPNEREVLSKGGTLQMLKIKGQDDLRTGAQRGVRYQAEWVDIADPIRRNTPGKNDGLGVYSQGKAQGATTFGRLEGCWYGDGLVYFNCTDGGEAKLGQIWAFSPEEQTLSLVFQSPSHDILDSPDNLTVSPRGGLVLCEDADLKPLRLHTLSRKGLLQTLAINNIHLHKGEHPRLIGDFTGGEWAGATFSPDGEWLFVNIQDPGVTFAITGPWHELGV, encoded by the coding sequence TTGTCGCAATCCTGCTCACGCCGCCGCTTCTTACAGGCAGCTATTACCGCTCCCGCAGCGGGAACTGTCTTCTCCCGTTTTCTCTCAACTGCCTCCGCCAAGGGGATCGTTAAGGATCACTCCGATCTCAAGCCGGTGGCGGATGAGACTACCGGTCTGCCCCTGTTACGGTTACAGGACGGATTTCGATATCGTTCATTTGGCTGGACCGGCGACGTCATGTCGGATGGTGTGGTCACTCCGGAAGGTCATGACGGGATGGGCGTGATTGCCCAGAACGGAGATATCGTCACCATCTGCCGGAATCACGAAATTAAAGGGTCGCGCACCTTTGGTCCTCCCGAGCTGACCTTCGACCCCAAAGCCGGTGGTGGCTGTGCGAATCTGCAGTTTAACGTCAAGACCGGTGAATGGCTGAAGAGCTGGACGAGCCTGGCGGGAACCGTCCAGAACTGTGCCGGCGGTCCGACACCGTGGGGCAGCTGGCTGTCATGTGAAGAGACCGTGATCGGTCCTCACGAAAGTTTCCGTGACGTGCAGTACGAACACGAGAAACATCACGGCTGGGTATTTGAAGTTCCCGCGGAAGGAACAGCGTCGTTGGAGCCTTTGCAGGCCCTGGGGCGGTTTGTGCATGAAGCACTGGCCATCGATCCCAAAAACGGAATCATCTATGAGACCGAAGACCGCGATACAGCGGGCTTCTATCGTTTCCTGCCCAACGAAAGGGAAGTCCTCTCCAAAGGGGGGACGCTGCAGATGCTGAAAATCAAGGGGCAGGATGATCTCCGCACCGGGGCACAGCGAGGCGTCCGCTATCAGGCTGAGTGGGTTGACATTGCAGATCCGATCCGCCGCAACACACCGGGCAAAAATGACGGTCTCGGCGTCTACTCTCAGGGCAAAGCCCAGGGGGCGACAACTTTCGGTCGTCTGGAAGGTTGCTGGTACGGCGACGGACTGGTCTACTTCAACTGCACGGACGGAGGCGAAGCCAAACTGGGACAGATCTGGGCCTTCTCTCCCGAAGAGCAGACATTGAGCCTCGTGTTCCAGTCGCCTTCGCATGACATTCTGGACAGTCCCGACAACCTGACTGTCAGTCCGCGTGGCGGTCTGGTGCTGTGTGAAGATGCCGACCTGAAACCGTTGCGGCTGCACACACTGAGCCGGAAAGGGCTGCTGCAGACCCTGGCGATCAATAATATTCATCTGCACAAGGGTGAGCATCCCCGACTGATCGGCGATTTTACCGGCGGCGAATGGGCGGGAGCCACTTTCAGTCCCGACGGCGAATGGCTGTTCGTGAATATTCAGGATCCGGGGGTAACCTTCGCGATCACCGGCCCCTGGCATGAACTGGGAGTCTGA
- a CDS encoding GntR family transcriptional regulator: MSLKNYIKNDLEVRLRSGQELPAPLTLEALSDHYQVSFSPVRLALAELVDAGLLQKGANRRLEINEGKIKPLKKGQSAALPKPPTDMFELITNDFVKLSLQGEPVDIREEATAKQYKISRSSLRIILNRLAGAGILDHIPRRGWRLRPFRQEDMQAFLEVRELLELKALELAKPRLIKEELQQILDGNVIPESKDAEALIDNSLHAYIIEKAGNHYIQDFFQRQGKYYDILFDWEDQDRETAIETVRQHQAILQALIAEDWKTARKALSYHIKDNHPILSKIVKQS; the protein is encoded by the coding sequence ATGTCACTGAAAAATTACATCAAGAATGATCTCGAAGTTCGCTTGCGCAGCGGTCAGGAACTGCCGGCTCCGCTGACGCTGGAAGCGCTGTCGGATCATTACCAGGTCAGCTTTTCTCCGGTACGGCTGGCACTCGCGGAACTGGTTGACGCGGGGCTGTTGCAGAAGGGAGCCAACCGTCGTCTGGAGATCAACGAGGGAAAGATCAAACCGTTGAAAAAGGGACAGTCTGCTGCGCTGCCCAAACCCCCGACGGATATGTTCGAACTGATCACGAATGATTTCGTGAAACTGAGTCTGCAGGGCGAGCCGGTTGATATCCGGGAAGAAGCGACTGCGAAACAGTACAAGATCAGCCGATCCTCACTGCGGATTATCCTGAACCGCCTGGCGGGAGCCGGGATTCTGGATCATATTCCCCGCAGGGGCTGGCGGCTGAGACCGTTTCGTCAGGAAGACATGCAGGCGTTTCTGGAAGTGCGCGAACTGCTGGAGCTCAAGGCGCTCGAACTGGCGAAACCACGACTGATCAAAGAGGAACTGCAGCAGATCCTGGACGGAAATGTGATTCCGGAATCAAAAGATGCTGAAGCGTTGATCGATAATAGTCTGCACGCCTACATCATTGAGAAAGCGGGCAATCATTACATCCAGGACTTTTTTCAGCGGCAGGGGAAGTACTATGACATCCTGTTTGACTGGGAAGACCAGGACCGGGAGACGGCCATCGAAACGGTGCGGCAGCATCAGGCCATTCTGCAGGCACTGATTGCAGAGGACTGGAAGACCGCCCGCAAAGCGTTGTCGTATCACATCAAAGATAATCATCCGATTCTGAGTAAGATTGTGAAGCAGTCTTAA
- a CDS encoding RNA polymerase sigma factor, producing the protein MSEISSQSIRQQVDAIYQRESRRVFATLIRLLGDFDLAEEAMHDAFTAAVVQWEETGIPDQPRAWLVSTGRFKAIDSLRRRARFDEAQQEVVQRLEGVAAQNADRSEQDVEDDRLRLIFTCCHPAIAPQMQVPLTLREVCGLTTEEIASAFLTSPSTMAQRIVRGKAKIRDANIPYVIPERSELPERLDAVLTVVYLVFNEGYAASSGDTLTRRDLSEEAIRLGRLLAELLDDTEVMGLLALMLLHESRRESRTTAEGDLILLEDQDRSLWDREKIREGIALVERAIASGEVGSYTIQAAISAVHAGAPSAAATDWTRIVEWYDLLLQATPSPIVELNRAVAVAMQQGPDAGVELIDAILARGELSEYHLVYAARADLCRRSGRDAEARTAYEQALSLVNQASERRFLVKRLQELDESRIAPE; encoded by the coding sequence ATGAGTGAGATTTCTTCCCAGTCAATTCGACAGCAGGTCGATGCGATCTATCAGCGCGAATCGCGGCGGGTGTTCGCGACACTGATCCGACTGCTGGGGGACTTTGATCTGGCAGAAGAAGCCATGCACGATGCCTTTACCGCGGCGGTGGTGCAATGGGAGGAGACGGGTATTCCCGATCAACCTCGGGCCTGGCTGGTTTCCACGGGGCGTTTCAAAGCCATCGACAGTCTTCGCCGTCGGGCTCGTTTCGATGAAGCACAACAGGAAGTCGTACAACGACTGGAAGGCGTTGCCGCACAGAATGCCGACCGCTCTGAGCAGGATGTGGAAGACGACCGACTGCGGCTGATCTTCACCTGCTGTCACCCGGCGATTGCCCCCCAGATGCAGGTGCCGCTGACACTCCGCGAGGTCTGTGGTCTGACGACGGAAGAGATTGCGAGTGCATTTCTGACATCTCCCTCCACGATGGCGCAGCGGATCGTCCGCGGTAAAGCGAAGATCCGGGACGCAAATATTCCGTATGTGATTCCGGAACGATCCGAGTTGCCCGAACGACTGGATGCTGTGCTGACGGTGGTCTACCTGGTGTTTAACGAAGGCTATGCAGCTTCCTCCGGGGATACACTGACCAGGCGGGATCTGTCAGAAGAGGCGATCCGGCTGGGCCGACTGCTCGCGGAACTGCTGGATGATACCGAGGTGATGGGTCTCCTGGCTCTGATGCTGCTGCACGAATCACGGCGGGAGTCCCGGACAACGGCAGAGGGAGATTTGATTCTGCTGGAAGATCAGGATCGAAGTCTCTGGGATCGGGAGAAAATACGTGAGGGAATCGCACTGGTCGAACGCGCAATCGCCTCGGGGGAGGTGGGGAGCTACACGATTCAGGCAGCGATCTCAGCCGTACACGCGGGAGCGCCGAGTGCTGCTGCGACAGACTGGACGCGGATTGTGGAATGGTACGATCTGTTGTTGCAGGCGACACCTTCCCCGATTGTCGAATTGAACCGGGCGGTCGCGGTCGCGATGCAACAGGGGCCTGATGCGGGAGTGGAACTGATCGACGCGATCCTGGCGCGGGGGGAACTGAGTGAATATCACCTGGTCTATGCGGCACGCGCCGATCTCTGTCGTCGGTCGGGACGGGATGCTGAAGCGCGGACCGCTTACGAACAGGCCCTGTCTTTAGTGAATCAGGCTTCGGAGCGGAGGTTCCTGGTAAAACGGCTGCAGGAACTGGACGAGAGCCGCATCGCTCCTGAATGA
- a CDS encoding VOC family protein: MNSSSVKPIPAGMHSITPHLACSNAAEAIEFYKKAFGAEELMRLPGPDGKLVHACLKIGDSQIMLADVREECGMKGPDALGGTPVSIHLQVEDVDAVFNQAIEAGATLIMPVMEMFWGDRYGQVDDPFGHRWSVATHVRDLSYEEIQAGMLAMFEQNQNG; this comes from the coding sequence ATGAACAGTTCCAGCGTTAAACCAATTCCCGCAGGCATGCACAGTATCACTCCCCATCTGGCTTGTTCGAATGCAGCCGAGGCCATTGAGTTTTATAAAAAGGCTTTTGGCGCCGAGGAACTGATGCGGCTGCCCGGACCGGATGGCAAACTGGTCCATGCCTGTCTGAAGATCGGTGATTCCCAGATCATGCTGGCCGACGTACGCGAAGAATGTGGGATGAAAGGACCGGATGCGCTGGGAGGAACGCCGGTTTCCATTCATTTGCAGGTCGAGGATGTGGATGCGGTCTTCAATCAGGCAATTGAAGCCGGTGCGACTTTGATTATGCCGGTCATGGAGATGTTCTGGGGCGACCGCTACGGCCAGGTGGACGATCCCTTTGGTCATCGCTGGTCTGTGGCGACGCATGTGCGTGATCTGAGTTATGAAGAGATTCAGGCAGGCATGCTGGCGATGTTCGAACAGAATCAGAACGGCTGA
- a CDS encoding VOC family protein — translation MSDIPKISPFLWFDNNAEEAIDYYTSIFKNSKRFDVSRYGEGGPGPAGSVMVAAFELEGQRFTALNGGPLFKFNEAVSFVVNCDSQDEIDEYWEKLSAGGEPGQCGWLKDRFGLSWQIVPTILPELMQTGDAEKTGRVMAALMQMTKLEIDGLQRAFDGA, via the coding sequence ATGTCAGATATTCCGAAAATCTCCCCCTTCCTCTGGTTCGACAACAACGCAGAAGAGGCCATCGATTATTACACTTCGATTTTCAAGAACTCGAAACGCTTCGATGTGTCGCGTTACGGCGAAGGGGGACCGGGGCCCGCGGGGTCGGTGATGGTCGCTGCTTTTGAACTGGAAGGCCAGCGGTTTACCGCGTTGAACGGCGGTCCCCTGTTCAAGTTCAACGAAGCCGTTTCGTTCGTGGTGAACTGCGACAGTCAGGACGAGATCGACGAATACTGGGAAAAACTGTCAGCGGGAGGCGAACCGGGCCAGTGTGGCTGGCTCAAAGACCGGTTCGGCCTTTCCTGGCAGATCGTGCCGACAATCCTGCCCGAGTTGATGCAGACGGGAGATGCGGAGAAAACCGGTCGGGTGATGGCGGCATTGATGCAGATGACGAAGCTGGAGATCGATGGGTTGCAACGGGCCTTTGATGGGGCCTGA
- a CDS encoding YciI family protein: protein MRFVCLGYYDEAWMEGKSEAELSAAMEECFAYDDELRRGGHFLGGQALQHASQAVTLRTVNGQVDVTDGPFAETKEQIGGLLFLEARDLNHAIALISRHPGIGMGPFEIRPVNEEISALIKERDAAIQ, encoded by the coding sequence ATGAGATTTGTCTGTCTGGGATATTACGATGAAGCATGGATGGAGGGAAAATCGGAAGCAGAACTTTCAGCTGCGATGGAAGAATGTTTTGCCTACGATGACGAACTCCGGCGGGGAGGCCATTTTCTCGGAGGGCAGGCGCTACAGCATGCCAGCCAGGCGGTGACACTGCGGACCGTGAACGGACAGGTGGATGTGACCGATGGCCCTTTTGCAGAGACTAAGGAACAGATCGGCGGATTGTTGTTTCTGGAAGCCCGGGATCTGAACCATGCGATCGCTCTGATTTCGCGACATCCGGGCATCGGCATGGGACCGTTTGAGATCCGTCCAGTGAATGAAGAGATCAGTGCGCTGATCAAGGAACGGGACGCGGCAATTCAGTAA
- a CDS encoding DUF1579 domain-containing protein: MFEKPQAEHEWLKQLTGNWIAETECQMGPGEPTYNSVGDVNCRSLEGMWFLIEGGGGDEESGSWSTLMTLGYDIKLGQYVGSFAGSMMSCLWSYQGGLDATGRKLTLDTVGPKCGSEGTTSYKDAIEVIDESRWILTSEMLTEEGEWLQIMKSEHRRKN; encoded by the coding sequence ATGTTTGAGAAGCCACAGGCAGAACACGAATGGCTGAAGCAGTTGACTGGCAACTGGATTGCAGAGACCGAATGCCAGATGGGGCCGGGAGAGCCGACCTATAATTCGGTCGGTGATGTGAACTGCCGCTCTCTGGAGGGGATGTGGTTCCTGATTGAAGGGGGCGGAGGTGATGAGGAATCCGGTTCCTGGTCGACGCTGATGACGCTGGGATACGATATCAAACTCGGTCAGTATGTCGGTAGTTTTGCGGGGTCGATGATGTCTTGTCTCTGGTCCTACCAGGGAGGTCTGGATGCGACAGGACGTAAACTGACGCTGGACACAGTGGGGCCGAAGTGCGGAAGCGAAGGAACCACGTCTTATAAAGATGCGATCGAAGTGATTGATGAATCCAGGTGGATTCTGACCAGTGAAATGCTGACCGAAGAGGGAGAGTGGCTGCAGATCATGAAGTCGGAACATCGACGGAAAAACTAG
- a CDS encoding YciI family protein has product MKYLLLVYATPDAWEPDERKVALGESVDLCHTLHSRNQYCSAAPLEPVETAVSVRVREGEALVTDGPFAETTEHLGGYFLVDVDSMDAAVEIAKQIPGARRGTVEVRPLVEVPNLPAGK; this is encoded by the coding sequence ATGAAATATCTGTTGCTGGTCTATGCGACTCCCGATGCCTGGGAGCCGGATGAACGTAAGGTGGCTTTGGGAGAGTCTGTCGACTTGTGTCATACGTTGCACAGCCGGAACCAGTACTGTTCCGCAGCGCCGCTGGAACCGGTCGAGACGGCCGTCAGTGTGCGGGTGCGTGAGGGAGAGGCACTGGTGACCGATGGTCCATTTGCGGAAACCACCGAACACCTGGGAGGCTACTTCCTGGTTGATGTGGATTCGATGGACGCGGCGGTCGAGATCGCCAAACAGATCCCCGGCGCCCGACGGGGAACTGTAGAGGTGCGTCCTCTCGTTGAGGTTCCCAACCTGCCTGCGGGAAAATAG
- a CDS encoding YciI family protein: protein MKYMLLIYGTESCWTEAERSACMQESMEICHELNEQGKYLASSPLHPVSTATCVRVREDRKMVTDGPFAETVEQLGGYYVIDVDNLDEAIAIAERLPPAKKGTVEIRPIFELPEIEVKR from the coding sequence ATGAAATACATGTTGCTGATTTACGGTACGGAAAGCTGCTGGACCGAAGCAGAACGGTCAGCCTGCATGCAGGAATCGATGGAGATCTGCCACGAATTGAACGAGCAGGGTAAATACCTGGCATCGTCGCCTTTGCATCCGGTGTCGACTGCGACCTGTGTGCGGGTACGCGAAGACCGGAAGATGGTAACTGACGGCCCGTTCGCCGAGACGGTAGAGCAACTGGGGGGGTACTATGTGATTGATGTCGACAATCTGGATGAGGCGATTGCGATCGCGGAGCGTTTGCCCCCGGCCAAGAAGGGGACGGTTGAGATTCGACCGATTTTTGAGCTGCCGGAAATTGAAGTGAAACGATAA
- a CDS encoding YciI family protein translates to MKVMVMVKASKSSEAGEMPSEELLTAMGNFNEELVKAGIMLSGDGLRPSSAGVRIRFSGAERTVIDGPFAETKELVAGYWVWKVKSMEEAIEWAKRCPNPMPEESDLEIRPFFEMEDFGDAMTPELKEQEQRIAEAAEKLDQQG, encoded by the coding sequence ATGAAAGTGATGGTGATGGTCAAAGCGTCAAAGAGTTCAGAAGCGGGCGAAATGCCCAGCGAGGAACTGCTGACCGCGATGGGTAATTTTAACGAAGAACTGGTGAAGGCCGGGATCATGTTGTCGGGGGATGGGCTGCGTCCCAGTTCGGCAGGAGTCCGGATCCGTTTTTCGGGTGCGGAACGAACGGTGATTGACGGGCCGTTTGCGGAGACGAAAGAACTGGTTGCGGGCTACTGGGTCTGGAAGGTGAAGTCGATGGAAGAAGCGATTGAGTGGGCGAAACGCTGTCCGAATCCGATGCCGGAAGAATCGGATCTGGAAATCCGCCCCTTCTTTGAGATGGAAGATTTTGGTGATGCGATGACGCCGGAACTGAAAGAGCAGGAACAGCGCATCGCGGAAGCAGCCGAGAAACTGGATCAGCAGGGTTAA
- a CDS encoding VOC family protein → MSKKIYVNLPVSDLARSIAFYQAVGYSINEKWTDETAACVVISEDIHAMLLTHARFSDFTPNEICNAKQQTEVLLALGCESRDEVDELVRKAVAAGGNTYNEPQDHGFMYGHGYQDPDGHIWEVFYMDPAAVEST, encoded by the coding sequence ATGTCAAAAAAAATCTATGTGAATCTGCCCGTCAGCGATCTGGCCAGATCGATCGCCTTTTATCAGGCCGTGGGCTACTCGATCAACGAAAAATGGACCGATGAGACAGCGGCTTGTGTCGTGATCAGTGAGGATATCCATGCTATGCTGTTGACGCATGCCCGTTTCAGTGATTTCACGCCGAATGAAATCTGTAATGCGAAGCAACAGACCGAAGTGCTGCTCGCGCTTGGCTGCGAGAGTCGGGACGAGGTGGATGAACTGGTGCGCAAGGCTGTTGCCGCGGGGGGGAATACTTATAATGAACCTCAGGACCATGGCTTTATGTACGGACATGGATACCAGGATCCGGATGGACATATCTGGGAAGTCTTTTATATGGATCCTGCAGCCGTTGAGTCGACTTGA
- a CDS encoding DoxX family protein, producing MNEATSPLVKTPRALVWIGRLLALPVVFLFGMSTVMKFKGGPEMTDGMAKLGLPESMILPLAILELVCLVLYLVPWTAVLGAILLTGYLGGAICTHWRVGDPFVVQAGLGVVLWLSVYLRDRRLWQLIPFRGLAG from the coding sequence ATGAATGAAGCAACTTCACCGCTGGTAAAAACACCTCGCGCTCTGGTCTGGATCGGTCGCCTGCTGGCGCTCCCGGTGGTGTTCCTGTTTGGAATGAGCACCGTGATGAAATTCAAAGGGGGGCCGGAAATGACTGACGGGATGGCCAAACTGGGGCTGCCGGAATCGATGATTTTACCGTTGGCGATTCTGGAACTGGTCTGCCTGGTGCTGTACCTGGTTCCCTGGACTGCGGTGCTGGGAGCGATTCTGTTGACCGGCTACCTGGGAGGTGCGATCTGCACACACTGGCGGGTGGGGGATCCGTTTGTGGTCCAGGCCGGTCTGGGGGTCGTGCTCTGGCTCAGCGTGTACTTGCGTGATCGTCGCCTCTGGCAGTTGATTCCGTTTCGTGGACTTGCGGGATAA
- a CDS encoding transglutaminase-like domain-containing protein: protein MTQNQNRLKIATYFLLALLTISLHAQAEKPESKSLRADLPYQVKKSDPVNHEVEFSVIVTPPYHCKVLKVWVPVPQTDAAQEIEASEFTTFPQQVSPQISNEPVYGNRFAYFEFHDPHGAQIITHRFKARAWNLHWNMDPAQVTRVEQWPSSFEPYLKPQTVAQPEQFQQVIQNINAGFQNKGPGLIGAMNWIDRNLTYDHIHASLQADANHAFEQRRGHCSDYHGLCATMGRALGYPTRVTYGLALYPKNSPSHCKMEAYLPPYGWISFDLSETQKLAKQIQSDKELTAEQKTALTQAARERTLSGFRENSWLLLTRGTDYQLAPPALKPVRVVRTAYVEADGEILPEPDPANIKKREFSWMTSHRYTADKPFKKPFKDLSTLNTD, encoded by the coding sequence ATGACTCAGAACCAGAATCGCCTCAAGATTGCGACTTACTTCCTGCTGGCATTACTGACCATTTCTCTGCATGCACAGGCCGAGAAACCGGAATCGAAGTCTCTTCGAGCGGACCTCCCTTACCAGGTAAAAAAGAGTGATCCCGTTAACCACGAGGTCGAATTCTCAGTCATCGTCACGCCTCCTTACCACTGCAAAGTCCTCAAGGTCTGGGTTCCCGTCCCGCAGACCGATGCGGCCCAGGAAATCGAGGCCAGCGAATTCACGACCTTTCCCCAGCAGGTTTCTCCCCAAATCAGTAACGAACCCGTCTATGGCAACCGCTTCGCTTACTTTGAATTTCACGATCCCCACGGCGCCCAGATCATCACCCATCGCTTCAAAGCCCGCGCGTGGAACCTGCATTGGAACATGGATCCCGCTCAGGTCACCCGGGTCGAACAGTGGCCCTCCTCATTTGAACCCTATCTGAAGCCGCAGACCGTGGCCCAGCCGGAACAGTTTCAGCAGGTGATTCAGAACATCAACGCCGGCTTTCAGAACAAAGGCCCTGGCCTGATTGGCGCGATGAACTGGATTGACCGGAATCTGACCTACGATCACATCCATGCCTCCCTCCAGGCCGATGCGAACCACGCTTTCGAACAACGCCGCGGGCACTGCAGTGATTATCACGGCCTCTGTGCCACCATGGGACGCGCCTTAGGCTACCCGACCCGCGTGACCTACGGACTGGCCCTCTATCCCAAAAACTCCCCTTCGCACTGTAAGATGGAAGCCTATCTCCCCCCGTATGGCTGGATCAGCTTCGATCTCTCGGAGACCCAGAAACTGGCGAAACAGATTCAGTCCGATAAAGAGTTGACCGCGGAGCAGAAAACAGCGCTCACACAAGCCGCCCGCGAGCGGACCCTCTCCGGTTTTCGCGAAAACAGCTGGCTGCTCTTAACACGCGGGACCGACTATCAACTCGCGCCCCCCGCGCTCAAACCGGTCCGCGTTGTGCGAACCGCGTATGTGGAAGCCGATGGCGAAATCCTCCCCGAACCCGACCCGGCAAATATCAAAAAACGCGAGTTCTCCTGGATGACCTCACACCGCTACACCGCCGACAAGCCATTCAAAAAACCGTTCAAGGATCTCTCCACCCTGAACACCGATTGA
- a CDS encoding OsmC family protein — protein MSIKRTGSAVWQGGIKDGKGTVSTASGALQELPYSFSTRFEGEQGTNPEELIGAAHAGCFSMALSKILGDSDLKAERLETTAEVSLNQVEGGFAIESIHLILKAKVPGADAATVEELAGKAKAGCPVSKLFNATITLDVQTVD, from the coding sequence ATGTCGATTAAACGTACCGGCTCTGCCGTCTGGCAGGGGGGAATCAAAGATGGAAAAGGGACCGTGTCGACCGCCAGTGGTGCGCTGCAGGAATTACCCTACAGTTTTTCCACGCGATTTGAAGGAGAACAGGGAACGAACCCTGAGGAACTGATTGGTGCAGCCCATGCCGGCTGTTTCTCGATGGCGCTCTCCAAGATTCTGGGTGACTCGGATCTGAAGGCGGAGCGGCTGGAGACGACAGCGGAGGTTTCGCTGAACCAGGTGGAAGGGGGCTTTGCGATTGAATCCATCCATCTGATACTGAAAGCGAAAGTTCCCGGTGCAGATGCCGCGACCGTGGAAGAGCTGGCTGGGAAGGCGAAAGCCGGTTGTCCGGTTTCCAAACTGTTCAATGCCACGATTACGCTGGATGTGCAGACCGTGGATTAA